The following coding sequences are from one Aethina tumida isolate Nest 87 chromosome 2, icAetTumi1.1, whole genome shotgun sequence window:
- the LOC109604702 gene encoding tyrosine-protein kinase SRK3 has protein sequence MGNCFSYDSINIKAMGTKMIAKSGFNRPDCITINKNDVLEIIEGGETDEFLLVKNNTTGEKGYAPRLLLVYEMSLESEDWYYGAISRAEVTSQYLTESVKDGTFLIRKTNKNYPYALSVKTTIDGQCVVKHYRIFNNENHEFYISPEAPFTTLADLVEKYTYNDYNICCKLTEPCHKAMRPNVYSLSPLYSLNWEIPRAEVEIGDKIGSGQFSNVYTGTWKDKKVAIKKVTACTEEEILNEIGIMKKLRHRNIAVIFGYCQTEPKLIVTEYMEYGDLKQYLQKTQLLLKDLIYICFQIADGMDYLSSRNIVHRDLAARNLLVGEDLVIKISDFGLSRQQNERGVYIIKNQNVKLAAKWMAPEALDDDEITSKSDVWSYGIVLVEVFTKGVDPYPKYHDLYQLKKKIDFGYRMERPDEMPKNIYKKCLLCWNTDPLERPTFASLKSFFEDYNC, from the exons ATGGGGAACTGTTTCAGTTATGATAGTATTAATATCAAAGCAATGG GGACAAAAATGATTGCCAAAAGTGGTTTCAACCGTCCAGACTGtataactattaataaaaacgacGTGTTGGAAATAATTGAGGGGGGTGAGACCGACGAATTTTTGCTGGTTAAGAATAATACGACGGGAGAAAAGGGCTACGCCCCCAGACTTCTACTGGTTTACGAAATGAGTCTCGAAAGTGAAGA ctGGTATTACGGAGCAATTTCGAGGGCCGAGGTGACATCACAATATTTAACCGAATCTGTGAAGGAtggcacatttttaataaggaaaaccaataaaaattatccttATGCGTTATCGGTGAAAACAACGATAGATGGGCAATGTGTAGTTAAacattatagaatttttaataacgagAACCATGAGTTTTATATTTCGCCGGAGGCACCTTTCACCACTTTGGCGGATTTAGTAGAAAAATACACAT ATAacgattataatatttgttgcaAGCTGACGGAGCCCTGTCACAAAGCAATGAGACCCAATGTATATTCCTTAAGTCCTCTATACTCATTAAACTGGGAAATTCCTCGTGCTGAAGTGGAGATTGGCGATAAAATAGGGTCAGGACAGTTTTCCAATGTATACACCGGAACGTGGAAGGACAAGAAAGTAGCTATTAAAAAAGTGACAGCTTGCACCgaagaagaaatattaaacgaaatCGGAATAATGAAGAAGCTGCGACATCGGAACATAGCGGTTATCTTTGGATATTGTCAGACGGAGCCCAAACTAATAGTGACCGAGTACATGGAGTACGgtgatttaaaacaatacttaCAGAAAACGCAGTTGTTGCTCAAagatttgatttatatatgttttcaaattgCCGACGGAATGGACTATTTGTCCTCGAGGAATATTGTACACAGAGACTTGGCAGCACGTAATCTTTTAGTCGGTGAGGatcttgttattaaaattagtgattTTGGACTATCTAGGCAACAGAATGAACGGGgagtttatattatt AAGAATCAAAACGTCAAATTAGCAGCCAAATGGATGGCACCCGAAGCTTTGGACGACGACGAAATCACGTCTAAATCGGATGTGTGGTCATATGGAATAGTGTTAGTAGAAGTTTTTACAAAAGGAGTTGATCCTTACCCTAAATACCACGATCTTTatcaattaaagaaaaaaatagatttcgGTTATCGAATGGAAAGACCTGACGAAAtgcctaaaaatatttacaaaaaatgccTGCTTTGTTGGAATACAGACCCATTGGAGAGGCCTACGTTTGCAAGTTTAAAGTCCTTTTTCGAAGACTACAATTGCTAA
- the LOC109604701 gene encoding uncharacterized protein LOC109604701, translating to MGNCCSKPPESIHKNKTYLSRYKIKLNKTASTKIEHEEWYHGNISRKTALNLLKNEEIGTFLVRKSKGAYIITFKEPDVCFKTIGEVVEHYKDKIGLEHPYLNSNDSQSMASLHYLDDEGKMHVIKRKFDVNDAHLGHVELNYTKNA from the exons ATGGGAAATTGTTGtt CAAAACCGCCAGAAAgtatacacaaaaataaaacatatttgtctAGAtacaagattaaattaaataaaacagcaTCCACAAAAATTGAACACGAGGA atggtACCACGGAAATATATCCAGAAAAACCGCCTTAAATCTACTGAAAAACGAGGAAATTGGTACGTTTCTAGTACGAAAATCAAAAGGGGCGTATATTATTACGTTCAAGG AGCCAGACGTGTGTTTTAAAACCATCGGGGAGGTTGTGGAACATTACAAGGACAAAATTGGCTTGGAGCATCCGTACTTAAATTCAAACGATTCACAGAGCATGGCTTCGTTACATTATCTGGACGACGAAGGCAAAATGCACGTCATAAAGAGGAAATTTGATGTTAATGACGCTCATTTAGGACATGTTGAATTgaattatactaaaaatgcTTAA